In one window of Allorhodopirellula heiligendammensis DNA:
- a CDS encoding OB-fold-containig protein: MTVLLVADGVSWSRALLEHLFVGPMLPASILGAIVLALVLISLLGAFSPDFGFGGPDVDAGVDLDPGVDLDPSVEVDAGASLDTSVEGHGHHVSGDMLGGLTAATMRAVHLDRVPLMVWLTMFALFYWVLSYVLWFEFDVHHYQPTLWTCALLTIRNAVIAVVLTRFTTAPLHRLLIPPTHHHPATLVGGTAVVETSVVDDTFGRARYATNAAPLLIDIRTTGSPITKGSRVRIIRFDAAQNVYHVESA, translated from the coding sequence GTGACTGTGTTGTTGGTCGCCGATGGCGTCTCGTGGTCCCGCGCGCTGCTGGAACATCTGTTCGTCGGTCCCATGTTGCCGGCAAGCATTCTGGGAGCAATCGTACTGGCCCTGGTACTGATTTCGCTGCTCGGAGCGTTTTCACCCGATTTCGGGTTCGGCGGCCCCGATGTGGATGCGGGCGTGGACCTGGACCCGGGCGTCGACCTGGACCCCAGCGTGGAGGTCGATGCGGGGGCGTCCCTGGACACCAGCGTCGAGGGACATGGGCATCACGTCTCCGGAGACATGTTAGGTGGTCTCACCGCCGCGACGATGCGCGCCGTCCACCTCGACCGTGTGCCACTGATGGTGTGGCTGACGATGTTCGCGTTGTTCTATTGGGTACTCAGTTATGTACTATGGTTTGAGTTTGATGTGCACCACTATCAGCCCACGCTCTGGACCTGTGCGTTATTGACGATCCGCAATGCTGTGATTGCTGTCGTGCTGACGCGATTCACCACCGCACCGCTCCATCGATTGTTGATCCCACCGACCCATCACCATCCCGCCACACTCGTCGGTGGCACGGCGGTGGTCGAAACCAGTGTGGTTGACGACACCTTTGGCCGCGCTCGTTACGCGACCAATGCGGCGCCCCTCCTGATCGACATTCGCACCACTGGATCGCCGATCACCAAAGGTTCCCGCGTTCGGATCATCCGTTTTGATGCCGCGCAGAACGTGTATCACGTCGAATCCGCTTAG
- a CDS encoding cell division protein FtsH, whose product MKTPDSKTPPTQPSPGADDALVATAHHEAGHAVMAVSLGRHIHKVTIAPGKMAFGGTRLGHCEIKKGRAKGVNDRLEDDVLILLAGMVAEARFTGQYCHRGAGRDLDDVANLLCTRAASPRQHETLRRRMIAKTEHILSDDAHVAAIRTIAGELLDKTTISGRAVRHHFQQAQQRHP is encoded by the coding sequence ATGAAAACGCCCGACTCCAAGACCCCGCCTACGCAACCCAGTCCAGGGGCCGATGACGCACTGGTCGCGACTGCCCACCATGAAGCGGGACATGCCGTGATGGCGGTATCGCTAGGCAGGCACATCCATAAAGTTACGATCGCGCCCGGGAAAATGGCGTTTGGCGGAACGCGGTTGGGGCACTGCGAGATTAAAAAGGGGCGTGCCAAAGGGGTCAACGACCGACTCGAGGATGATGTCTTGATACTTTTGGCAGGGATGGTTGCCGAAGCCAGGTTCACGGGGCAATATTGCCATCGTGGCGCTGGCCGTGATTTGGATGATGTCGCCAATTTGCTATGTACGCGGGCCGCCTCCCCACGGCAACATGAAACGCTGCGGCGACGGATGATCGCCAAGACCGAGCACATCCTCAGTGACGATGCACACGTCGCGGCCATCCGTACGATCGCCGGTGAGTTGCTCGACAAGACGACGATCAGTGGCCGCGCCGTGCGACATCATTTCCAACAAGCCCAACAACGACACCCTTAA
- a CDS encoding Tex family protein, whose protein sequence is MATTSATDPIITETIARELALPLAQVSSVVELLAAGNTIPFIARYRKEVTGGLDEVALRAIEDALEKATALAARKVTVLKTIEGQGQLTDRLRAEIEACGDLRTLEAIYLPFKPKRRTRATIARERGLQPLADLLLQQSQLDRSKDSVLASFVNAEADVPDAETAIAGAIDIIAEQWSEDVPTREWMLEKGMKFGQITSNVKRGKKEEAAKFEQYLDRHESAARIPGHRLLAMLRGEAEGVLRVALAMEDDRAISHLKSTFIKNPRSTFHRELQTAAEECFERHLQPATQSSVLQILKERADEEAIQVFGKNLHELLMAAPAGPRVTIGIDPGFRTGCKVAIVDGTGKFLANTTIYPTPPKSDTVAAGKTLLAAIQKYGVELIAIGNGTASRETDAFVGDLIREHQLDVTKVMVSESGASIYSASELAGKEFPDLDITVRGAISIARRLQDPLAELVKTDPKSIGVGQYQHDVNQTQLRKCLDRTVETCVNRVGVDLNMASVPLLSHVAGIGPKLAENIVAFRDANGRFESRRQLTKVPKLGKKAFEQAAGFLRIRGGDEPLDNSAVHPESYPVVSRMAGSLAADVKTLVGNAGLSQKLQPEQFVDAQFGLPTIRDIIAELGKPGRDPRSEFKVAHFDESVNSMEDLAVGMVLEGVITNVTHFGAFIDLGVHQDGLIHVSQLANTFVKDPNDIVSVGDVVKVKVLEVDMDRKRIAVTRKF, encoded by the coding sequence ATGGCCACCACTTCCGCTACCGATCCAATCATCACCGAAACCATCGCCCGTGAGCTAGCCCTGCCGCTTGCCCAGGTCAGTTCGGTGGTTGAGCTGCTCGCCGCTGGGAATACGATTCCGTTCATCGCCCGTTACCGCAAGGAGGTCACCGGCGGCCTCGACGAGGTCGCGTTGCGGGCGATCGAAGACGCACTGGAAAAAGCGACCGCGTTGGCGGCTCGCAAAGTAACGGTCCTCAAGACGATTGAGGGTCAGGGGCAATTGACCGACCGACTCCGGGCCGAGATCGAAGCCTGCGGGGACTTGCGGACACTCGAGGCCATCTATCTTCCCTTCAAGCCCAAGCGACGCACGCGGGCCACGATTGCACGCGAGCGAGGCTTGCAGCCACTCGCTGACCTGCTGCTCCAGCAGTCTCAACTCGATCGGTCCAAAGACTCCGTGTTGGCTTCGTTTGTCAACGCTGAGGCCGACGTGCCGGACGCAGAGACCGCCATTGCTGGAGCGATCGACATCATTGCCGAGCAGTGGAGCGAGGACGTGCCGACGCGCGAGTGGATGCTGGAGAAGGGAATGAAGTTTGGCCAGATCACCTCCAACGTCAAACGCGGCAAGAAGGAGGAGGCGGCCAAATTTGAACAGTACCTCGATCGACATGAATCGGCCGCCCGGATTCCTGGCCACCGTTTGCTCGCGATGTTGCGGGGCGAAGCTGAAGGTGTCCTGCGAGTCGCTCTGGCCATGGAGGACGATCGGGCAATCTCGCATCTGAAATCCACCTTTATAAAAAATCCCCGTTCGACGTTTCATCGTGAACTACAGACCGCTGCCGAAGAATGTTTTGAGCGACACCTACAACCGGCGACACAATCGTCAGTATTGCAAATCCTCAAGGAGCGGGCCGACGAAGAAGCTATCCAGGTGTTTGGAAAGAACCTCCACGAACTGTTGATGGCGGCACCTGCAGGGCCCCGGGTCACGATCGGTATCGATCCCGGTTTTCGTACCGGTTGCAAGGTTGCGATCGTCGATGGCACCGGCAAATTCCTCGCCAATACGACCATCTATCCCACGCCGCCCAAAAGCGATACGGTCGCCGCGGGCAAAACGCTACTGGCTGCGATTCAAAAATATGGGGTTGAGCTGATTGCGATCGGCAACGGCACTGCGTCGCGAGAGACGGATGCCTTCGTGGGCGATCTTATCCGCGAACACCAACTCGATGTCACGAAAGTCATGGTGAGTGAGTCGGGGGCGTCGATTTACTCGGCCAGCGAATTGGCAGGGAAAGAGTTTCCCGATCTTGATATTACCGTGCGCGGGGCGATTAGTATCGCCCGCCGCCTCCAAGACCCACTGGCCGAACTCGTCAAAACGGACCCCAAATCAATTGGGGTCGGCCAATATCAGCATGACGTTAATCAAACGCAGCTTCGGAAGTGTCTCGATCGGACGGTGGAGACGTGTGTTAATCGCGTCGGCGTGGATCTCAATATGGCGAGCGTGCCGTTGCTTTCGCACGTCGCTGGCATCGGCCCCAAGTTGGCTGAGAATATTGTCGCCTTCCGCGACGCCAACGGTCGTTTCGAGAGTCGCCGGCAGTTGACCAAGGTCCCTAAACTCGGCAAGAAAGCATTCGAACAGGCCGCAGGTTTCTTGCGAATCCGTGGCGGCGATGAACCGCTAGACAATTCGGCCGTGCACCCAGAAAGCTACCCCGTCGTCAGCCGCATGGCGGGATCACTCGCCGCGGACGTCAAGACTCTCGTTGGCAATGCGGGATTAAGTCAAAAGCTGCAACCGGAACAGTTTGTCGACGCCCAATTCGGCTTGCCTACCATTCGCGATATCATCGCCGAACTGGGGAAACCAGGCCGTGACCCGAGAAGTGAATTCAAGGTCGCTCATTTTGACGAGTCGGTGAATTCGATGGAGGATCTCGCCGTTGGGATGGTTCTGGAAGGTGTGATCACCAATGTCACGCATTTTGGCGCGTTCATTGACCTCGGCGTCCATCAAGATGGATTGATTCACGTCTCGCAGTTGGCGAACACCTTTGTCAAGGATCCCAACGATATCGTATCGGTCGGTGATGTCGTCAAAGTGAAAGTCTTGGAAGTCGATATGGACCGTAAACGGATTGCGGTCACGCGAAAGTTTTAA
- a CDS encoding SLC13 family permease, which translates to MNAAISRWMLPGGPVLAILVAVVCYCGGLPPQASACAGVAIICAVWWIFECLSLAVVGLVPFVLLPLLGVVGHQEIASSYGHTVILLLLGGFLLSAAMERSGAHRRIAIAMVRLVGGSSGKRLVLGFMLATAGLSMWISNSATALMMLPIAMAVLQQSSDPRLRTPLLLGIAYSASVGGMATPIGTPPNVVFMGQFYERTGQEMPFATWMSIGLPITLILLPIIWWWLTRGVGEMKPIAMPSIGPMQSNERRVLVIFFVTALLWIFRAGPLGGWSALLPTDRAMVGDSTVALAASLMMFLCPSGRRRDEHIESLPSNGAADQPPAAVDHRCERLLDWETAAKIPWGILVMFGGGMALASGFQNSGLSAAIGNQLTFMAGAPTWVIIIAVCCLVTFMTEITSSTATAMLLLPILGELAMQLELPPAVLMVPGTISCSCAFMLPVATPPNAIVFGAGGISTEEMARTGLVLNLIAAVVITGMCIGLMS; encoded by the coding sequence ATGAACGCAGCGATTTCACGATGGATGTTACCAGGAGGTCCGGTGCTCGCGATTCTCGTTGCAGTCGTTTGCTACTGCGGAGGGTTGCCTCCCCAAGCATCTGCCTGTGCAGGCGTTGCCATTATCTGCGCGGTGTGGTGGATCTTTGAATGCCTGTCACTCGCGGTGGTGGGCTTGGTGCCGTTTGTGTTGTTGCCTCTGCTGGGTGTCGTCGGACATCAGGAGATCGCCTCATCTTACGGTCACACCGTCATCCTACTGCTACTCGGTGGGTTTCTATTGTCCGCAGCGATGGAACGTAGCGGTGCGCACCGCCGTATCGCGATCGCAATGGTGCGATTAGTCGGCGGATCCAGCGGAAAACGTTTGGTTCTGGGCTTCATGTTGGCAACGGCAGGGCTGTCAATGTGGATCAGCAATTCAGCGACCGCACTGATGATGCTTCCGATCGCGATGGCAGTGCTACAGCAATCCAGTGACCCGCGTCTGCGCACACCGCTGCTGCTAGGAATCGCCTATTCGGCGAGCGTGGGTGGGATGGCGACACCGATAGGTACACCGCCGAATGTCGTCTTCATGGGGCAATTCTACGAACGGACCGGACAGGAGATGCCCTTTGCGACATGGATGTCCATCGGCCTACCCATCACGTTGATCTTGCTACCGATCATCTGGTGGTGGTTGACGCGAGGAGTAGGCGAGATGAAGCCCATTGCGATGCCGTCGATCGGTCCCATGCAGAGCAATGAGCGGCGCGTCCTGGTGATTTTTTTCGTTACGGCGTTATTATGGATTTTTCGCGCCGGACCGCTGGGCGGATGGTCCGCACTGCTGCCCACCGACAGGGCGATGGTGGGCGACTCGACGGTCGCACTCGCCGCGTCCCTCATGATGTTTCTTTGTCCAAGCGGTCGGCGGCGAGACGAGCATATTGAGTCGCTGCCGTCGAACGGAGCCGCCGATCAACCACCCGCCGCGGTGGACCACCGGTGTGAGCGACTGCTCGACTGGGAAACAGCTGCCAAGATTCCGTGGGGAATTTTGGTGATGTTCGGTGGCGGGATGGCATTGGCTAGCGGGTTTCAGAACTCCGGGCTGAGTGCCGCGATTGGAAACCAATTGACCTTCATGGCTGGAGCGCCAACCTGGGTGATCATCATAGCCGTATGCTGCTTGGTAACATTCATGACCGAGATCACCAGCAGTACGGCGACGGCAATGCTGCTGCTGCCGATTCTGGGTGAACTCGCGATGCAACTTGAATTGCCGCCTGCCGTGTTGATGGTACCGGGCACGATCAGTTGTTCGTGCGCGTTCATGCTGCCTGTCGCGACGCCACCCAACGCGATTGTTTTTGGTGCAGGAGGAATCAGCACCGAAGAAATGGCCCGCACGGGGCTGGTACTCAACTTGATCGCTGCCGTGGTGATCACGGGGATGTGCATCGGGCTGATGTCGTAG
- a CDS encoding alkaline phosphatase family protein: MIAKVTMTYTRLHFLNFIRCWIGLSMLGCGLAAMAQSPSSASSASSAVDTERKSDRNVLLVTLDGMRWQDVFRGADRRLVSTEAGAKNIRETQERFVVEDPVAAREKLMPFLWSNVAAEGVLYGDPAQESSVRVTNNRHFSYPGYSELLCGRADPAIDSNAKEYNENVTVLEWLDSQTDLHGRVAAFCSWDVFPFIINDKRSGVLVNAGWAPVADIIPAGDPADQHAHAELQRLDALAAEIPHLWSSVRYDYFTFKAAQVYLQTQRPRVMYVSFGETDDWAHEGRYDLYLESAQRNDDYIRQLWETIQTMDGYRDNTTLIITSDHGRGDDRTSWKSHSTSIPGCDVIWAAAMGPGIQPGHAGHLQLTQSQIAATVAAVLGYDFTESNPAVAKPLPCVPGLAKQE; the protein is encoded by the coding sequence ATGATAGCCAAAGTAACAATGACCTACACTCGACTGCACTTTCTAAACTTCATTCGCTGCTGGATCGGATTGAGCATGTTGGGCTGCGGGCTGGCGGCGATGGCTCAATCGCCCTCATCGGCCTCATCGGCGTCTTCAGCGGTCGACACCGAGCGAAAATCGGATCGCAATGTGTTGCTCGTAACGCTCGATGGCATGCGTTGGCAGGATGTCTTTCGCGGTGCTGATCGTCGCTTGGTCTCGACGGAGGCCGGCGCCAAAAATATCCGCGAAACGCAAGAGCGGTTTGTCGTCGAGGACCCGGTTGCCGCTCGCGAGAAACTCATGCCGTTCCTGTGGTCCAACGTGGCGGCAGAGGGTGTCCTGTATGGCGATCCCGCGCAAGAGTCCTCCGTTCGTGTCACGAACAATCGGCACTTTTCCTACCCCGGCTACAGTGAACTGCTGTGTGGGCGAGCCGATCCAGCGATCGATTCCAACGCGAAGGAGTACAATGAAAATGTCACGGTGTTGGAGTGGCTCGATTCTCAAACTGACCTTCACGGTCGGGTCGCTGCGTTTTGTTCGTGGGACGTGTTTCCTTTTATCATCAATGACAAACGCAGCGGCGTACTCGTCAATGCGGGCTGGGCACCAGTGGCTGATATCATCCCCGCAGGCGACCCCGCCGATCAGCACGCGCATGCTGAACTGCAGCGACTCGATGCACTGGCGGCGGAGATTCCGCATTTATGGAGCAGTGTGCGCTACGACTACTTCACCTTCAAAGCCGCCCAGGTCTACCTCCAGACGCAGCGCCCTCGCGTGATGTACGTCTCCTTCGGTGAGACGGATGATTGGGCGCATGAAGGACGCTACGATCTATATTTGGAGTCGGCTCAACGCAACGATGATTACATTCGCCAGTTGTGGGAAACGATTCAGACGATGGATGGTTATCGAGATAATACGACTCTGATCATCACGTCGGACCATGGTCGAGGGGACGACCGCACGTCTTGGAAATCCCATAGCACCTCGATCCCAGGCTGTGATGTTATCTGGGCCGCCGCGATGGGGCCTGGAATTCAACCAGGACACGCGGGCCACCTCCAGCTCACGCAGTCGCAAATTGCCGCTACCGTCGCTGCAGTGTTGGGGTACGACTTTACCGAGTCTAACCCAGCGGTCGCAAAGCCCCTGCCCTGCGTGCCAGGTCTAGCGAAACAGGAGTGA
- the egtB gene encoding ergothioneine biosynthesis protein EgtB, with protein sequence MPMQTDLNHRTSASVPTPSLGAYYQRIRSLSERIAAPLSAEDCSVQSMPDASPTKWHLAHTTWFFETFLLKQRSGYEAFDQRYESLFNSYYNSVGHAFPRDRRGQISRPSLDEVWMYRRHVDRLVLDWLEANELTEYQREVLVLGLNHEQQHQELMFTDIKHVLFSNPDLPAYQSSSDAADTAEATPMQWRTERETITDIGHDASRTAFAYDNEGPRHRELIHRHQIGSRCVTNGEYLEFIRDGGYQNPMLWLSLGWDAVNRNGWQAPLYWLSLEDRYDQFTLAGRIPLRLDDPVCHVSYFEADAFARWSGKRLPTEFEWEFAARDASPGNALADRLLASNHVIHPYQQAISDWLGNVWEWTSSQYQAYPGYAPAAGALGEYNGKFMCNQFVLRGGSCATSSDHIRVTYRNFFPPETRWQFSGIRLADH encoded by the coding sequence ATGCCGATGCAAACTGATTTAAATCATCGCACGTCTGCCTCCGTCCCGACGCCATCGCTGGGGGCCTACTACCAGCGAATCCGCTCGCTGAGCGAGCGGATTGCCGCGCCACTTTCAGCGGAAGATTGCTCGGTCCAGTCCATGCCAGATGCCAGTCCAACGAAGTGGCACCTCGCCCACACGACCTGGTTCTTCGAAACATTTTTGCTGAAACAGCGAAGTGGCTATGAAGCGTTCGACCAGCGGTATGAGTCGTTGTTCAACTCATACTACAACAGCGTTGGTCATGCCTTTCCCCGTGACAGACGCGGTCAGATCTCGCGTCCCAGTTTGGACGAAGTATGGATGTACCGCCGCCACGTCGATCGCCTCGTTCTCGATTGGCTTGAAGCAAACGAACTCACCGAGTACCAACGTGAGGTGCTGGTTCTGGGGTTGAATCATGAGCAGCAGCACCAGGAATTGATGTTCACCGACATCAAACATGTGCTGTTCAGCAATCCAGATCTCCCCGCCTATCAGTCGTCATCTGACGCTGCGGACACCGCGGAGGCGACGCCAATGCAATGGCGTACGGAGCGCGAAACCATCACCGATATTGGTCACGACGCATCTCGCACTGCGTTCGCCTATGACAACGAGGGGCCGCGTCATCGCGAGTTGATTCATCGGCATCAAATCGGATCTCGCTGTGTCACCAACGGTGAGTATTTGGAATTCATACGGGACGGTGGTTATCAAAATCCAATGCTCTGGCTATCGCTAGGTTGGGACGCCGTCAACCGCAATGGTTGGCAGGCCCCATTGTATTGGCTATCGCTTGAGGATCGCTATGACCAATTTACGCTTGCAGGGCGCATTCCCTTGCGATTGGACGATCCGGTCTGTCACGTCAGCTACTTCGAAGCCGACGCATTTGCCCGCTGGTCGGGAAAGCGGCTGCCCACAGAATTCGAATGGGAGTTTGCAGCGCGGGACGCTTCGCCGGGGAACGCACTGGCAGATCGGCTGCTCGCTAGCAACCACGTGATTCACCCATACCAGCAAGCAATCAGCGATTGGCTAGGCAACGTATGGGAGTGGACCTCGAGCCAGTACCAAGCCTATCCCGGATACGCACCGGCGGCAGGGGCGTTAGGTGAATACAACGGGAAATTCATGTGCAATCAATTTGTTTTGCGAGGCGGTTCTTGCGCGACCTCGTCAGATCACATTCGCGTGACGTATCGCAATTTCTTTCCACCGGAAACCCGTTGGCAGTTCAGCGGCATTCGGTTGGCGGATCATTGA
- the egtD gene encoding L-histidine N(alpha)-methyltransferase, producing MPTNPPTAEHLQKPDGDMGNASLRDDVFLADVLAGLSQTPKRLSSKYLYDERGSALFDQICELPEYYPTRTELAIMESNAVAITREIGPHANVVELGSGSSVKTRLLLDHLDQPRSYIPIDISEDHVLATAQQLRSEYPEIEINPIIDDFCAALENSERFPGDQVCVYFPGSTIGNFPPHDAQRLLHKISDCCGVCGGLLIGFDLQKDIAVLEAAYNDAAGITAEFSLNLLDRMNREAGANFDTGQFRHVAFYNATAERIEIFLESECDQIVRIDEIEISFEKGERIHTEYSHKYTIAGFTQMASHAGLAVRRVWSDDQSYFAIMYLENRNADAN from the coding sequence ATGCCCACAAATCCCCCCACTGCGGAACATTTGCAAAAGCCTGATGGTGATATGGGAAATGCTTCCCTGCGAGACGACGTTTTTCTCGCCGACGTCCTAGCAGGCTTGTCACAAACACCGAAACGTTTGAGTTCGAAGTATCTTTACGATGAGCGTGGGTCGGCCCTGTTTGATCAGATCTGTGAGCTTCCCGAATACTACCCAACTCGAACAGAACTGGCGATCATGGAGTCGAACGCGGTGGCAATCACACGCGAGATCGGCCCGCACGCCAACGTCGTTGAACTCGGTAGCGGCAGCAGCGTAAAGACACGACTGCTGTTAGATCATCTCGATCAACCGCGTTCCTACATACCGATCGATATCTCCGAGGATCATGTGCTGGCCACAGCGCAGCAACTGCGGAGCGAATATCCTGAAATCGAAATCAATCCGATCATCGATGATTTCTGCGCTGCTCTGGAGAATTCCGAGCGATTCCCGGGCGATCAAGTGTGTGTCTATTTCCCCGGTTCAACGATTGGCAACTTCCCGCCGCACGATGCTCAACGGCTACTCCATAAAATCAGTGACTGCTGCGGAGTCTGCGGTGGACTGCTAATCGGATTTGATCTGCAAAAGGACATCGCAGTTTTGGAAGCCGCCTATAACGACGCCGCAGGCATCACTGCCGAATTCAGCCTGAACCTACTCGATCGCATGAATCGGGAAGCAGGGGCTAACTTTGATACGGGTCAGTTCCGCCACGTGGCGTTTTACAACGCGACCGCCGAACGCATCGAAATCTTTCTCGAGAGTGAATGCGACCAGATTGTCCGGATCGACGAGATCGAGATTTCGTTCGAGAAGGGCGAGCGGATTCATACCGAGTATTCTCACAAATATACGATCGCGGGTTTCACCCAGATGGCTTCGCACGCGGGACTGGCTGTGCGACGGGTCTGGTCAGATGATCAGAGCTACTTCGCAATCATGTACTTGGAGAACCGTAATGCCGATGCAAACTGA
- a CDS encoding CynX/NimT family MFS transporter: MTSTRLEKFLLLAGILLIGVNLRPALASVGPLVDDIRLATGLTNSMVGLLTTLPLIAFGVISPVTPLFTRRFGMGGTLLGAMGLLALGTALRAIASVPALYLGTILAGIAIAFGNVLLPSLAKRNFAAHSGLITSLYSSAMGLGASLAAGLSVPLATHLELGWRGALGFWAIPALIAFVVWLPQLSRLRRSEPKRSFLQAIRDLGTSTLAWKVALFMGLQSLTFYIVLAWLPAIVMDRGFDATFSGWMLSLSQATGVLGSLTIPILAGRATDQRGIVVALAVLELTGLGGLLVAPGTSIILWVSIIGFVLGGSFGLALLFLVVRSKDAETAAELSGMAQSIGYLVAATGPTLFGSLFDFTGSWTIPLLCLFMTTFVKLYVGIGAGSPATVD; the protein is encoded by the coding sequence ATGACCTCCACGCGACTCGAAAAATTTTTGTTGCTCGCAGGCATTCTGCTCATCGGCGTCAATCTTCGACCGGCCCTCGCCAGCGTGGGGCCGCTTGTTGATGATATCCGCCTGGCGACCGGTCTGACCAATTCGATGGTCGGGCTGCTGACAACGCTGCCGCTGATTGCCTTCGGGGTGATCTCACCGGTGACGCCACTGTTCACACGTCGGTTCGGCATGGGCGGCACGTTACTTGGCGCGATGGGCTTGCTAGCCCTCGGCACGGCCTTGCGTGCGATTGCTTCAGTACCCGCGTTGTATTTAGGGACGATCTTAGCGGGCATCGCAATCGCGTTTGGCAATGTACTGCTGCCCAGTCTCGCCAAACGCAACTTTGCAGCTCATTCCGGATTGATCACCAGTCTTTATTCGAGTGCGATGGGACTCGGCGCGTCACTCGCAGCAGGCCTAAGCGTGCCACTGGCGACTCACCTCGAACTGGGATGGCGGGGAGCACTTGGGTTTTGGGCAATTCCCGCGCTGATCGCGTTTGTGGTGTGGCTTCCCCAGCTCAGCAGACTGCGAAGATCGGAACCGAAACGCAGCTTTCTACAGGCCATACGAGACTTGGGAACCTCCACGCTGGCGTGGAAGGTCGCGCTTTTCATGGGATTGCAGTCACTCACGTTTTATATCGTCCTGGCTTGGTTGCCTGCCATTGTCATGGATCGTGGATTTGACGCGACATTTTCTGGCTGGATGTTGTCATTATCGCAAGCCACCGGGGTTCTCGGGTCGCTGACCATCCCGATCCTCGCTGGGCGAGCCACGGATCAACGCGGCATCGTCGTGGCCTTGGCGGTCCTTGAGCTCACAGGACTCGGCGGACTTCTCGTCGCCCCGGGCACCTCGATCATTCTGTGGGTATCGATCATCGGATTCGTGTTGGGTGGCTCGTTCGGACTGGCGTTATTGTTTCTGGTCGTTCGTTCCAAAGACGCCGAGACCGCTGCGGAGCTCTCGGGGATGGCCCAGTCCATTGGTTATCTGGTTGCGGCGACGGGCCCCACTCTGTTTGGCAGCCTCTTTGATTTCACCGGTTCTTGGACGATCCCATTACTCTGTTTATTCATGACCACGTTCGTCAAGCTGTACGTGGGTATCGGAGCTGGATCACCCGCAACCGTCGACTGA